Below is a genomic region from Phycisphaerae bacterium.
AACTATCTGACGGAGGACCAGTCGATCCGGCTGACCGTCGATCGGGAGGACTGGTTTGAACTGGACGGCCCAGCGGAAAAGACGGTCACGCTGGGTCCGGGCGAGGTGACAGTGACGCACTTCCCGATTACCGCCAGGCGGGTCGGGTTCCGCAAGTTCATGGTGACCGCGCGAGGGACCAGCCGCAGCGACGCGGTGCGTCGAAGCGTCGAGGTGGCGCCGGACGGCCGCGAGGTCGTGGTCAACCACAGCGGCCGGCTGACGGGCAACCTGAAGCACACGATCGCCGTTCCGCCCGAGGCGGTGGACGAGGCGAGCAAGATCTTCGTGAAGGTCTATCCGGGCATCCTCTCGCAGGTGGTCGAGGGCCTCGACGGCATGCTGCGGATGCCGTTCGGGTGCTTCGAGCAGACCTCGTCGGTGACGTATCCCAACGTGCTGATCCTGGATTACATGAAGGCGACGGGCAAGGTGACGCCGGAGCTTCAGATGAAGGCGGAGGGGTTCATCAACCAGGGCTACCAGCGGCTGTTGTCGTTCGAGGTGGACGGCGGCGGGTTCGAGTGGTTCGGCAATCCGCCGGCCCACAAGATTCTGACCGCGTACGGCCTGATGGAGTTCGTCGACATGGCCGAGGTCTATGAAGTTGACCCGGCGGTCATCCAGCGTACGCAGCGGTGGCTGGCGTCGTGCCAAGAGGGCGACGGATCGTGGAAGCCGAGCGAAGGCGGCATTCAGGAAGGGGCGATCAACCAATTCACCAGCGACCTGCTGCGGAACACGGCGTACATCACGTGGGCCCTGGCGGCGACGGGCTCTCGCGGGCCGGAGGTCGAGAAAGGCTTGAGCTATATCCGCAACCACCTGGACGACATGAAGGCGGACGTTTATACCCGGGTGTTGGTGGCCAACGCCCTGGCCGCGGTGGCGCCGGACGATAAGACGACGCTCGATACGCTGACCACGCTGCATGAGATGCGGATCGAGAAGGATGGGATGGTCTGGTGGGAAAGCCAATCGGCGACGCCGACGTACGGGACGGGCGAGGCGGCCCACGTCGAGACCACTGGACTGGCGATCCAAGCGATGATCCGCTGCGGCAAGCACCTGGATACCGTGAGCAATGCGGTGACGTATCTGGCCAAGACCCGCGATGCGTCCGGCGCGTGGGGTTCGACGCAGGCGACGGTGCAGGCCCTGCGGGCGATGCTGATGGCGGAGCGTGATGCGGGCGGCACGGGTTCGGCCACGGTGTCGGTGCGGATCAACGGTAAGGAGGCGGCGGTTTTGACCATCGACGAGACGAACCGCGACGTGCTGCAACTGGTGGATATGGCGGACCGAACGCGCGACGGCGATAACGAGATCGAACTGCTGGTCGAGGGCGAGGCCCCGCTGATGTACCAGGCGATCGGGCGCTACTACATGCCGCATCCCAAGGGGCCGGTCCTGCATGGCGAGGAACCGATGGCAATTGATCTGGTTTATGATCGGACGGCCCTGGCCGCTGACGACGTGGTGAACGTGACGGCCACGGTGCGGAACCTTCGGCCGGTGACGGCCAGGATGGTCATCGTGGATCTGGGCCTGCCTCCGGGCTTTACGCTGATGCCCCAGAAGCTTGACAAGCTGGTCGAGGACAAGACGATTGAGAAGTACTCGACCACCGGGCGGCAGATCATCATCTATCTGCGCGAGGTCAGGCCGGGCCAGCCGATCATGATCGAGTATCAGTTGCGGGCCAAGTACCCGCTGAGGGCCCAGGCTCCGGTCTCGACGGTGTACGAATACTACAACCCGCAGATCCGCTCGACGACGGCGCCGATGGACTTGGTGGTCTCGGATCGGTAGCCGCCCGCTCGCGGAGAAAACGAAACATGCCCGCTCCGAACGGATCGCGGAGCGGGCATTTCCATATTCTTCGGGAACACTGAACCGTCTCAGGCGACGGCGTCGACGGCGCTTTTGAGGTCCTTCAGCGAGGTCAAGCCGATGAACTGCTTGGCCGGTTCGCCGTCCTTGAAGATGATAATGGTCGGGATCGAGGTGATGCCGTGGTCGGTGGCCAGGCTGCGCTCGGACTGGATGTCCACCTTGCCGACCTTGGCCTTGCCCTGGACCTCGCCGGCCAACTGCTCGACGATGGGGGTCAGGGCTCGGCACGGTCCGCACCACTCAGCCCAGAAATCGACGACCACGGGAACGTCCGATTCGAGCACCTCGCTCTCGAAGTTGTCCCGGTTGAATTCCATTACGTTTTTCGCCATGGCAGATCCTCCGAATGAAGCCAAACCGTATGGATATCACCCTCGTTGAAGGCGATTCTAGAGCCGTCCCTTTCGGCTGTCAACGACGCAGGCGCCGCATGCGGCAAAAAACGCGAACTTCAGTTCGGAACCCTATGGGCGGGATCGACTTCATGACTTGGGATGGGCGGCGCTGACCAGGAACAGCACGGCCATCCGCACGGCCAGACCGTTGGTGACCTGCCGGAGGATGGCCGAGTTAGGCCCGTCGGCCACGCCGCTGGTGATCTCGACTCCGCGGTTGATCGGACCGGGGTGCATGACCAGGACGTCCTTTTTGGCACGGCTGAGGCGCTCGGCGTTGAGGCCGAACAGGCGGGTGTACTCCTCGACGGAGGGAAAGACATTGGAGGTGATCCGCTCGCGCTGGACGCGGAGCATGTTGATCACGTCCACATTCGGGATGACCTCGTCGAAATTATGGGCGATCTCGGCTCCCATGCCCCGCATGGCGGATGGGACCAGCGTGGTCGGGCCGACCAGGATGACCCTGGCCCCGAGCTTGGTCAGGCCCCAGATATTGCTCCGGGCGACCCGGCTGTGGGTGATATCGCCCACGATGGCGACGCTCAGGCCGTCCAGACGCCCCTTGAGTTCGCGGATGGTAAACATGTCGAGCAGGGCCTGGGTCGGGTGCTCGTGGGCCCCGTCGCCCGCGTTGACCACCGGCACGTCGACGCACTGGGCCAGGTAGTGCGGCGCACCCGGAGCGGAGTGGCGGATGACGATCACATCGACCCCCATCGCCTCAATGTTACGGGCGGTGTCCCGCAGCGTCTCGCCCTTCGACACGCTGGAGACCTTGGCTGAGAATTCGACCACGTCGGCGCTGAGGCGACTGGCGGCCAAGCCGAAACTGACGCGGGTGCGGGTGGAGTCTTCGAAGAACAGGTTGACTACGACCTTGCCCCGGAGGGCTGGAACCTTCTTGACGCTGCGGGTCGAGACGTCCTTGAGGGACTCCGCCGTGTCGAGAATGTGGAGGATTTCGTCTCGCGAGAGTTCCTCGAGGCCAAGCAAGTGGCGTTTATTCCAGATGAACTTCTCTTGTGTTGTTGTGGTGCTGGACATTCAGTTTCCTAGTCCCGCAAGATGATCCGGTCCTGTCCGTCGGTCTCCTTGAGGAGCACCTGGACGTGCGCTTCGGCGCTGGGCAGTTTCAGTCCGACGAAGTCCGGCTGAATCGGCAGTTCCCGGCCGCCGCGATCCACCAGGACGGCCAGGCGGATCGCCCGGGGCCGCCCCAGGTCGATCAGGGCGTCGAGAGCGGCCCGCACGGTCCGGCCGGTGAAGATCACATCGTCAACGAGAACGATCAGGCAGTCGGTGATGTCGAAATCGATCTCGGTGGCCCGGACCCGGGCCTGACCGCCCACCTGGTCGAGGTCGTCACGATAGAGGGTAATATCCAGCACGCCGTGGTTGCTTGGTCGCAAGCCCTTTTCCGCCAAGGCCTTAGACAATCGACGCGACAGAATGTCGCCTCGCGAGCGGATTCCGATCAGGGCCAGATTCCGCTCGGCGGCGAACGCCTCGGTGATCTGGTCGGCGAGGCGGGTCAGCGCGCCCTGGACGTTGTCTGCGGCGGTGTCGTTCATGGTCAGATCCCTTTCGCCATGATAGGATACCGGGCGGGACCGGAAAGTCCAACAGGTTTGTTGTTGAAACATTGTGCCGGGTCAGATAGTATGATACTATACAAGCCAGTAAGTCCTTGTAAGTGCAGGCCCTTAAGACCTTGGCAGTAACCCCGAGCATGGAGGTACGAAGGTGTATCGCAAGTCCCTTTTCCTGCCCCTGATCCCTGCCCTCCTTTTGGCGATGCTGACCCTCCCAGCCGTGGCTCAAAACCTCGACGAACAGCAAGCCGATCCGGTCGGTTTTACCGCCAACGCGGTGCTGGTCAGGACGCAGCTTGGCGTGAGCATTTTTGAGGATCAAGGCGTGGTCACCTCCGATAATGCGCCGCTCGCCGAGGCTTTGGCGTCGGTGGCCCCGCTTTCGGTGGAGGAGATCGTCGGTGCGGACCACACCGCCCGGCAGGTCAACCGGCTGTTCAAGCTGACCCTGCCGGAAGGGATGCCCGTCCTGGAGGTGGTGGCGATCCTTTCGCGGCTGGAGGCGGTGATCTACGCCCAGCCGAGCTACCTGTTTGAGCTCTGCAAGCTGCCGAACGATGCGAGTTTCGACCTGCAGTGGGGCCTGCAAAAGACGGTCTGTCCCATGGCTTGGGATATCTTCAGTGGGATCGACAGCGTGGTGGTGGCGGTATTGGACAGCGGCGTGGACTACACCCATGACGATCTGGTTGGGAACATGTGGGTGAATGTCAACGAGGCTCCGGGCAACGGAATCGACGACGACCACAACGGATACATCGACGATGTCTACGGCTGCAATACCTATCTGGGGTCCGGCGATCCTCAGGAGACCCTCCCTCAATCCTTGCTGGACCACGGCCACGGAACGCACGTGGCCGGCATCATCGGCGCCGTGGCCAATAACGAGAAGGTCGGCACCAACATGACCGGCGTGATGTGGAACGGACGGATCATGGCGGTCAACGTCGTCCACCCCGGCATGATTGTGAGAGAGGAGTTCGAGGACCCGAACGACCCAAACTCAGCCATCTACGTCGGATATACCGTGGCGATGCTGCCGACGGAAGACATCGTGGAAGGCATCGTGTACGCCGTGGACAACGGCGCGGAAGTCGTCAACATGAGTCTCGGGTCGAATCTCCCGGACACTTCTGTACTGGGCGCGGTGGACTACGCCCTTGACCGCGATGTGGTCATGGTCGCTGCGGCGGGCAACGAGTTCAGGACCGACCCGGACCAGTTGGATATCCCGCAGGGTCTTCTGTACTGGTACGGTACGGCGTATCCCGCGGCGTTCGACGGAGTGATTGCCGTCGGGGCTACTGATCCCGCGGATCAGAGGGTGCCGGCCACGAACTCTGGTTCGTGGGTGGACCTGATGGCTCCCGGCGAGGATATCCTCAGCACGCTTCCCAATCAGTCGTACGCTTTTTGGACCGGGACGTCAATGGCCGCTCCGCATGTGGCGGGAGCGGCGGGTCTGGTTTTGGGCTACGGGCGGTCGATGTCGCCGCCGAAGTACTTCAGCCGGAAGCAGATTGAAGAGATTCTCAAGAGCAGCGCCGACAACATCGACGCTGAGAATCCCGGATACGCGGGCAGCTTGGGAGCGGGCCGCCTGAACGTGCATCGGGCGTTGGAGTACGCCGAGGTGACGCCGGCTTCGCTGGCTGCGGTAACCATCGAGTTGGCGAGCGGGACCGAGGAAGGAATCGAGGTGGACGAGCATTCGTCCGCCCGGTTCAAGGCGACCGGCCATCGCGCGGACGGCACGACGGTTGACCTGACGCAGGACGTGACGTGGCTGGTCCGGCCGCTGCGGTACGGGACCTTCGACACGCGGACAGCCGGCAAATTCAACGCCTCGCTGGTGCCCGCCGATCGCGAGGTAACGGTAACGGTCTACTACGAAGAGAACGATACGCAGTACAAGGCGGACGAGGTGATCGTGGTCAGGAACGACCCGGACGTCGCCCCGCTGGCGATCCAGGGCGGCAACCAGATCGATCCCGGTTCGTCGGTGCAGTATGAAGCCGTCTTCATGGAGCCCGACGGCACGACCCGCAACTACACCCGCGACGTGATCTGGGAGATCCTCGAAGGGCGCGACTACGCCCGGTTCGACACCGGCCGGCCCGGCACGCTGATGGTCGATGCCGACGCGACGGAAAAGACCCTCACCATTCGAGCCACGCTGGTCAACGACGAGGACCAGATCGCGTATCAGCGGACGAAGCAAATTCAGACCTCGGCGTCCTCACGTCAGATCGCTGGGCTGCTCGTGACCGGCCCTCGCCGGGTCGTCGCCGGTTCGGTGATCCAGCTTCGGGCGATCCTGAACTTCACCGGCAGCCAGACCGAGCCGGAAGACGTGACGAGCCTGTCGGTCTGGTCGGCGACGCCTTCGGAGGCCGGCGAGATGCTGGCGCCGGGACGTTTCATGGCGGGCAGCGTGGTGACCGAGACGACGGCCACGCTCACCGCCCAGTACTCGATCAATGGACAGGTCTATCGGGCGCCGCTGGCGATCTCGGTGATCCCGGCGGTGGCGATGGCGGAAACGGTCGAGCCGAATACCCCAGCCGTCCCGAAGGATCCGAACGAGAGCGAGCCGACCGATGAACTGATCCCGGGCGCCACCTGCCCGGTTACAGGACTGCTGACCATCCTGGCCGTGATCGGCGGAGCGTTGCTCTGCGGGTATCGGCCGCTGCGGGCGCATTGACGAGGGAAGCCCCCGCCATCCGTGGTGGCAGGAGCGCCGTCTGGTCCGGACGCGGCGTACCCGGTTGATGATTCCCCTCAGCGTCCGCGTGCGCCGGGATTGACGTGCAAACCCTGCCTGTCTTCGGTACACTTTCCTTTTCCCAACAAACGGGAGCGACATACCATGCGAGTGCTATATACAGGCGATCAGGATTTCGAGTCGCAGTTCGGCCGGCTTCGAGCCCCCCTCCTGCCGGAGCAACTGCTGTTTGAGCGCCGGCAGGAGATGGCGGCGGTCGAGGAAACCATCAGCCGGGTGCGCCGCGACGGCGATCGGGCCCTCTGCGAACTGACGCAGCGGTTTGACAATGCCAATCTCACGCCGGAGCAAATCCGGGTGGACCGATCGGTCCTGACCAAAGCGGCTGACGATCTGGAGCCCGAGTTGCGGTCGGCCATCGAGCTGTCGATCGCCAACGTCCGGCGCTATCAGGAACATCTGAAGGTCTGGCCGAATCTGGGCATCGTCCGGCCGGGCGTGGAGCTGCGAACCCGATACCGGCCAATCAACCGGGTCGGCGTTTACGTGCCGGGCGGATCGGCTCCCTTGTTCTCGACGCTGATCATGACCGCGGTTCCGGCCCAGGTGGCGGGAGTCCGTCAGATCGGGGTGGCTTCGCCTCCGCGGTACAGCGGTCAGGTGCATCCGGTGATGCTGGGCGTCTGCGGGCTGCTGGGCATCGATGAGGTTTACCAAGTGGGCGGCGCCCAGGCGATCGCGGCGATGGCTTTGGGAACCGAGACGATCCAGCCGGTGGACAAGATTCTCGGGCCGGGCAACACCTACGTGCAGTTGGCCAAGAAGGCGGTCTTCGGGATCGTCGACGTCGAGAGCTTCGCGGGCCAGACCGAGATCGTGGTGATCGCCGACGAGACGGCCCAGGCCCGGTTCGTGGCGGCCGACATGATCGGCCAGGCTGAGCACGCGCCGGGCAGCGCCCTGCTGCTGACGCCCAGCCGCGAGTTGGCGCAGCGCGTGACCGGGCAGATCGACGTCCTGCTGCAGCGGTCGGCCCGTTCCGAGGCGACGCGCAAGTGTCTGGACGAGTCATCCGCCATCGTCGTCACGGAGTCGCTGGACGAGGCGGTGGCCCTGAGCAACCGGATCGCCCCGGAGCACCTGTCGGTGCAGACCAAAGACCCTGACGCGGTGGCCCAGCGGTGCGAGAACGCCGGCGCGATCTTCGTCGGCGCGTTCACCAGCGAGGCCGTCGGCGACTACGTGGCCGGACCGTCGCACGTGCTGCCCACCGGCGGGACGGCGCGGTTCTTCAGCCCGCTGAACGTCATGGACTTCATGCGCCACACCAGCGTGATCAAGTACGATCGGTCGGCACTGCGGCGGGTGTATCCCGCGCTCGAGGCGATGACGCAAGTCGAGCAGTTGCCGGGACACCTGCTGTCGGCCACGGTGAGATTGGAAGATTAGGCGATGTCGAAATTCGCGAGGCAGAACGTCAGGAAGCTGAAGCCCTACGTGCCCGGCGAGCAGCCGGCGCCGGGAACGAAGGTCATCAAGCTGAACACCAACGAGAATCCCTACGCGCCGTCGCCGGCGGTGCGGGCGACTTTGCGGTCGTATGCGGGCGCCGATCTTCGCAAGTATCCCCAGCCGCACTGGACGACGTTCCGGCAGGCGGCGGCCCGGACGTTCAAAATCGACCCGGAGAATATCTTCGCCGGCAACGGCAGCGACGAGGTGCTCAACCTGATCGTCCGCGCTTTCGTCGAGCCGGGTGAGAAAATCGCGTATCCCGTGCCGACCTACAGCCTGTATCCGGTCCTGGCCCGAATTCAGGAGGCCCAGGTCGTTGAAGTGCCCTTCGGCGAGCGGTTCGATCTTCCCGCTGAGGGCCTGCTGGCCAGCGGGGCCAAGCTGGCGTTCATCGCCAACCCCAACGCGCCGACCGGAACGATGATAGAACCGGCGGCAATTGAGGCATTCGCCCGCAGATTCAAGGGCCTGGTCGTGGTCGACGAGGCCTATGTGGATTTCGCCGAAGCCAACTGCCTGCCGCTGGTCGGACGCAACGGGAATATCATTGTCAGTCGGACGCTCTCGAAGAGCTACAGTCTGGCCGGCCTGCGGTTCGGCTTTGCTGTGGCCTCGAAGCCGATCGTCGAAGACCTCATGAAGATCAAGGACAGCTACAACTGCGACGCCCTGGCCATCGAACTGGCGACCCGAGCCGTCGAGGACCAGTCGTACATGCGGCGAAACGCGGACCGGATCCGCCGCCAGCGGGCCTGGCTGACCAACCGCCTGACCGAGCTGGGCTTCGCGGTGATGCCCTCGCAGGCCAACTTCGTCTGGGCCACGCGGGCTCGCCCGGCGGCTAAGGCAATCTACCAGGACCTCAAGGCACGGGGCATTCTGGTCCGATACTTTGACCAGGGGCAGCTTCGGCGCGGACTTCGCATCACGGTGGGACTGCCCCAGGAAAACCGGGCCCTGATCGCGGCCCTGCGGGAGATTCTGGCATAGCGGCGAAACGAACGAGGTGAGATCATGAGCCGAACGGCGAACATCACGAGAAAGACCCGCGAGACGGACATCCGGCTGACGGTGAACCTCGACGGCGAAGGCCGGGCCGAGGTCGTCACCGGCGTGGGGTTCTTCGACCACATGCTGACCCACCTGGCCAAACACAGCGGCTGGGATCTGACGGTCGAGGCGAAGGGCGACCTGGAGGTTGACAGCCACCACACGGTCGAGGATATCGGCATCTGTCTCGGATCGGCCCTGAAGAACGCCTTGGGCGACAAGGCGGGAATCGAACGCTTCGCGGACGCGGCGGTGCCGATGGACGAGACGCTCGTCCAGGCCGCGGTCGATATCTCAGGCCGCTCGCACCTGGAGTACGCGGCAAGCTATCCGTCGCCGAAGATCGGCGAGTTTGACGTGGAACTGGTCGAGGAATTTCTGCGGGCGATGGTCAACAACGCCGGAGTCACTTTACACGTGGCGGTGATCCGCGGAGGCAACAGCCATCACGTGGCCGAGGCGATTTTCAAGGCGACGGCCCGCGCCCTGGGCCGGGCCACCCGGCGAGATCCGGCCCGCGGACAGGTCCCCAGCACCAAAGGGACGCTATGAAGTTGAGCGCGACAGGGCGTCTGGCCCTGATGGTGACGGCCGCCGTGCTTGGAGGGATGATCGCGCGGGCGTATGGCGAGATCAAGCCGGATGAGGTCCTGATCGTCGCCAACGGCAGCGTGCCCGATTCGCTTCGACTGGCCAAGCTCTACGCGGCGGGCCGCGAGATCCCGGCCGAGCGGATACTCGGCCTGCCGTGCCCGTTTCGCGAACAGATCAGCCGCGAGCAGTACGAAAACGGCATCGCCACGCCGATCCGCGCCTTCATCGAGCAGCAGGACCTCTCGAACCGGCTGAAGGTCATCGTCACGGTCTACGGCGTGCCGCTGAAGGTCGCGGGCGTCAAGCCCACGTTTGCCCAGCAGCAACTGGCTGATGAACTGACCCCGCGCTACCAGCAGGCGTTCGGCGTGGTCGAGCGGATTCTGGTTGAAATCAACGCGCTGGCGGGGCTTGAGCAGAACGTGCCGGAGAGTCAGCCGGGCGTTCGCCGTCCGGCCCAGTTTGCCCAGGACATGTACAAACTCCGCAAGCACTTCATCCAGGCCGGAACGGCGATGCAGCGAAGCATCCAGGCCGAGACGGACCCGCAGGTCAGACAGGAGATGACGGTCCAGGCCCTGAACCTGAAGGTGCGATTCACGGGTCTAGGCGAGTTGGCCCAGCAAGGGCAGGTGAACAAGGAGGCGGCCGCGGCCATCGAGCAGATGCAGGTTCGCCTGGCGGAAATGGCTCGCCAGGATCCTGGGGAACGCGATCTCAACGAGTATTACGGACTGGCGGAGAAGACCGGCGGACTGCTGCTGGTCCTGCAACTGCTGCACGACGACATCACGCGGCTGAGCATGGCGGAGTCGGCGGCGGCGGTGGACGATGAACTGACGTTGGTGATGCACCGCGACTACACGGTGGCAAGCCGCGTGCCGAACCTGCTGAACCCGCATCTGGCCGAAAACACGACAGCCCAGGCGTGGCAGCCGGTGTTCATGACCGCGCGCCTGGACGGCCCGATGCCGGACGTGGTCGAACGGATGATCGCCGACGCCCTCGCCGTCGAGCAAACCGGACTCGAAGGCAAGATCTATCTCGACGCTCGCGGCATTCGCAACAAGGACGGCTATCACGAGTACGATGAAGACCTGCGCCGACTGGCGGCCAGGCTCAAGGAGCAGACGGACTGGCCGGTGGTGCTGGACGACCGCCCTGCCGTGTTCGAGCCGAACTGCTGCGACCAGGCGGCCCTCTACTGCGGGTGGTACAGCCTGAGGAACTACGTCCCGTCGTTCACGTTCGTGCGCGGGGCGGTGGCATACCATCTGGCCAGCTTCGAGGCCCAGAGCCTCCACGACCCCAAGCAGAACCTCTGGTGTCCCAAGCTGCTGGCGGCCGGAGCGGCGGCGACGATCGGACCGGTCGACGAGCCCTATCTGGACAGCTTTCCGCCGCCCGGCGAGTTCATCCCGCTGCTCCTGTCGGGCAGGTACACGCTGGTCGAGGCGTTCTTCATGACCAAGCGGTACAACTCGTGGCGGATGATCCTGATCGGCGATCCGCTGTACCGCCCGTTCGCGAAGAACCCTTGCGTTCTTGGGCCGGCTACGCAGCCGGTTTCGACGCCTTCGCCGTAAGGCGGCTTTGCGACGTCAGACCTTCACAGCGGTGAAGCGATACTCGCCCGGTTCCAATACCACGGGCAGCTCGGCGCAGCGGTATCCGGACGGGGCATCGGCCTCGCACTG
It encodes:
- the trxA gene encoding thioredoxin, which translates into the protein MAKNVMEFNRDNFESEVLESDVPVVVDFWAEWCGPCRALTPIVEQLAGEVQGKAKVGKVDIQSERSLATDHGITSIPTIIIFKDGEPAKQFIGLTSLKDLKSAVDAVA
- a CDS encoding aspartate carbamoyltransferase catalytic subunit, which translates into the protein MSSTTTTQEKFIWNKRHLLGLEELSRDEILHILDTAESLKDVSTRSVKKVPALRGKVVVNLFFEDSTRTRVSFGLAASRLSADVVEFSAKVSSVSKGETLRDTARNIEAMGVDVIVIRHSAPGAPHYLAQCVDVPVVNAGDGAHEHPTQALLDMFTIRELKGRLDGLSVAIVGDITHSRVARSNIWGLTKLGARVILVGPTTLVPSAMRGMGAEIAHNFDEVIPNVDVINMLRVQRERITSNVFPSVEEYTRLFGLNAERLSRAKKDVLVMHPGPINRGVEITSGVADGPNSAILRQVTNGLAVRMAVLFLVSAAHPKS
- the pyrR gene encoding bifunctional pyr operon transcriptional regulator/uracil phosphoribosyltransferase PyrR; translated protein: MNDTAADNVQGALTRLADQITEAFAAERNLALIGIRSRGDILSRRLSKALAEKGLRPSNHGVLDITLYRDDLDQVGGQARVRATEIDFDITDCLIVLVDDVIFTGRTVRAALDALIDLGRPRAIRLAVLVDRGGRELPIQPDFVGLKLPSAEAHVQVLLKETDGQDRIILRD
- a CDS encoding S8 family serine peptidase, with the translated sequence MYRKSLFLPLIPALLLAMLTLPAVAQNLDEQQADPVGFTANAVLVRTQLGVSIFEDQGVVTSDNAPLAEALASVAPLSVEEIVGADHTARQVNRLFKLTLPEGMPVLEVVAILSRLEAVIYAQPSYLFELCKLPNDASFDLQWGLQKTVCPMAWDIFSGIDSVVVAVLDSGVDYTHDDLVGNMWVNVNEAPGNGIDDDHNGYIDDVYGCNTYLGSGDPQETLPQSLLDHGHGTHVAGIIGAVANNEKVGTNMTGVMWNGRIMAVNVVHPGMIVREEFEDPNDPNSAIYVGYTVAMLPTEDIVEGIVYAVDNGAEVVNMSLGSNLPDTSVLGAVDYALDRDVVMVAAAGNEFRTDPDQLDIPQGLLYWYGTAYPAAFDGVIAVGATDPADQRVPATNSGSWVDLMAPGEDILSTLPNQSYAFWTGTSMAAPHVAGAAGLVLGYGRSMSPPKYFSRKQIEEILKSSADNIDAENPGYAGSLGAGRLNVHRALEYAEVTPASLAAVTIELASGTEEGIEVDEHSSARFKATGHRADGTTVDLTQDVTWLVRPLRYGTFDTRTAGKFNASLVPADREVTVTVYYEENDTQYKADEVIVVRNDPDVAPLAIQGGNQIDPGSSVQYEAVFMEPDGTTRNYTRDVIWEILEGRDYARFDTGRPGTLMVDADATEKTLTIRATLVNDEDQIAYQRTKQIQTSASSRQIAGLLVTGPRRVVAGSVIQLRAILNFTGSQTEPEDVTSLSVWSATPSEAGEMLAPGRFMAGSVVTETTATLTAQYSINGQVYRAPLAISVIPAVAMAETVEPNTPAVPKDPNESEPTDELIPGATCPVTGLLTILAVIGGALLCGYRPLRAH
- the hisD gene encoding histidinol dehydrogenase, giving the protein MRVLYTGDQDFESQFGRLRAPLLPEQLLFERRQEMAAVEETISRVRRDGDRALCELTQRFDNANLTPEQIRVDRSVLTKAADDLEPELRSAIELSIANVRRYQEHLKVWPNLGIVRPGVELRTRYRPINRVGVYVPGGSAPLFSTLIMTAVPAQVAGVRQIGVASPPRYSGQVHPVMLGVCGLLGIDEVYQVGGAQAIAAMALGTETIQPVDKILGPGNTYVQLAKKAVFGIVDVESFAGQTEIVVIADETAQARFVAADMIGQAEHAPGSALLLTPSRELAQRVTGQIDVLLQRSARSEATRKCLDESSAIVVTESLDEAVALSNRIAPEHLSVQTKDPDAVAQRCENAGAIFVGAFTSEAVGDYVAGPSHVLPTGGTARFFSPLNVMDFMRHTSVIKYDRSALRRVYPALEAMTQVEQLPGHLLSATVRLED
- a CDS encoding histidinol-phosphate transaminase yields the protein MSKFARQNVRKLKPYVPGEQPAPGTKVIKLNTNENPYAPSPAVRATLRSYAGADLRKYPQPHWTTFRQAAARTFKIDPENIFAGNGSDEVLNLIVRAFVEPGEKIAYPVPTYSLYPVLARIQEAQVVEVPFGERFDLPAEGLLASGAKLAFIANPNAPTGTMIEPAAIEAFARRFKGLVVVDEAYVDFAEANCLPLVGRNGNIIVSRTLSKSYSLAGLRFGFAVASKPIVEDLMKIKDSYNCDALAIELATRAVEDQSYMRRNADRIRRQRAWLTNRLTELGFAVMPSQANFVWATRARPAAKAIYQDLKARGILVRYFDQGQLRRGLRITVGLPQENRALIAALREILA
- the hisB gene encoding imidazoleglycerol-phosphate dehydratase HisB, with translation MSRTANITRKTRETDIRLTVNLDGEGRAEVVTGVGFFDHMLTHLAKHSGWDLTVEAKGDLEVDSHHTVEDIGICLGSALKNALGDKAGIERFADAAVPMDETLVQAAVDISGRSHLEYAASYPSPKIGEFDVELVEEFLRAMVNNAGVTLHVAVIRGGNSHHVAEAIFKATARALGRATRRDPARGQVPSTKGTL
- a CDS encoding TIGR03790 family protein: MKLSATGRLALMVTAAVLGGMIARAYGEIKPDEVLIVANGSVPDSLRLAKLYAAGREIPAERILGLPCPFREQISREQYENGIATPIRAFIEQQDLSNRLKVIVTVYGVPLKVAGVKPTFAQQQLADELTPRYQQAFGVVERILVEINALAGLEQNVPESQPGVRRPAQFAQDMYKLRKHFIQAGTAMQRSIQAETDPQVRQEMTVQALNLKVRFTGLGELAQQGQVNKEAAAAIEQMQVRLAEMARQDPGERDLNEYYGLAEKTGGLLLVLQLLHDDITRLSMAESAAAVDDELTLVMHRDYTVASRVPNLLNPHLAENTTAQAWQPVFMTARLDGPMPDVVERMIADALAVEQTGLEGKIYLDARGIRNKDGYHEYDEDLRRLAARLKEQTDWPVVLDDRPAVFEPNCCDQAALYCGWYSLRNYVPSFTFVRGAVAYHLASFEAQSLHDPKQNLWCPKLLAAGAAATIGPVDEPYLDSFPPPGEFIPLLLSGRYTLVEAFFMTKRYNSWRMILIGDPLYRPFAKNPCVLGPATQPVSTPSP